One stretch of Solenopsis invicta isolate M01_SB chromosome 16, UNIL_Sinv_3.0, whole genome shotgun sequence DNA includes these proteins:
- the LOC105197358 gene encoding uncharacterized protein LOC105197358, whose translation MPHPCVVCGRSRMNPNNREEEYMFFGFPVNDEARCCRWLEFCGREDLYKLTKKQLLQRMICSKHFQPHDFLNEYLDRLNSTAVPSVYDPKQSLYNIACVLCGRTRRDPPEADYDGTTFHHFPGEEFRCLKWLDFVGVDSYYRLTRKEILFCYICSKHFDRSQFVPGFKGRLIDNAIPNIRDPDQLDEIEPAITELQDEPRLFNSPDKDKKLEPLPVKVLESQACAACGRLRSDPKNKIERYKFHPFPAYEIGRCLRWCQFLGREDLLKMSPNQIRKLVLCSKHFQIGQNFHKVGPCDAVPTIKNISESEDIIEQNEDDQDFGEDSSKGLKRSRPLVSSKKPKIDNKPAPLAKKRGKSRRPTSINIPRPVANNLENQIIRKLPLPSSNWKIQLTDQLQPITIPANVTNNQANVKKIIFPFTGDISTLGAPIPVHSLSSIPPGLLIKINLPEQEQQQQQQKKLSKVRKQSKTKNVTKNKINKSNKQIRKKNNGQTSVTLQDTKQNVDKTIVEFLSISSEPEETLNSNENKMQEETIPHSLEVLNIEDEMQIKREKYFEEVKKEKIKKISVKKNKVKRQKKCTGTMKRTMFPIKSEIKCFFRKMTPLMHRLPTQTRATLKLSIVNMVIDQL comes from the exons ATGCCACATCCTTGTGTTGTTTGTGGCCGTTCACGTATGAATCCCAACAATCGTGAAGAAGAATACATGTTTTTTGGCTTTCCAGTGAATGATGAAGCTCGTTGTTGTCGTTGGCTAGAATTCTGTGGTCGTGAAGACCTCTACAAACTCACAAAGAAACAGCTTCTACAGCGTATGATCTGCTCAAAGCATTTCCAACCCCACGATTTTCTAAATGAATATTTGGATCGTTTAAATTCCACTGCAGTTCCCTCGGTTTATGATCCTAAGCAGAGCTTGTACAATATAGCATGTGTTCTTTGTGGAAGAACACGAAGAGATCCACCCGAAGCAGATTATGATGGAACAACCTTTCACCATTTTCCTGGAGAAGAATTCCGTTGCCTCAAATGGTTGGACTTTGTCGGTGTGGACTCTTATTATAGGCTAACAAGGAAGGAGATTCTTTTCTGCTACATCTGCTCCAAACATTTTGATCGTTCCCAATTTGTCCCAGGATTTAAAGGAAGATTAATAGATAATGCCATTCCCAATATTCGTGATCCAGACCAATTAGACGAAATAGAACCTGCTATTACCGAGTTGCAGGATGAACCAAGACTTTTTAATTCTCCAGATAAGGACAAAAAGTTGGAACCATTGCCTGTTAAAGTATTAGAAAGTCAGGCTTGTGCAGCTTGTGGTCGATTAAGGTCTGATCCAAAGAACAAGATTGAACGTTACAAATTTCATCCATTCCCAGCATACGAAATAGGTCGCTGTTTGCGCTGGTGTCAATTCTTGGGTCGAGAAGATTTACTCAAAATGTCACCTAACCAAATACGCAAACTTGTACTTTGttcaaaacattttcaaattgGTCAAAACTTCCATAAAGTTGGCCCTTGTGATGCAGTGCCTACAATTAAGAACATTTCCGAATCTGAAGATATTATAGAACAAAATGAGGATGATCAGGATTTCGGAGAAGATTCTTCCAAGGGCTTAAAGCGTTCCAGGCCACTAGTGTCTAGTAAAAAACCCAAGATCGACAACAAACCTGCGCCATTGGCAAAGAAACGAGGAAAATCTCGACGACCAACTTCCATTAATATTCCTAGACCTGTTGCTAACAATTTGGAGAACCAAATAATCAGAAAACTACCTCTTCCATCTTCTAATTGGAAGATCCAATTGACAGATCAATTGCAGCCAATTACAATCCCTGCAAACGTTACAAATAATCAGGcaaatgttaagaaaataatatttccgtTTACTGGAGATATATCAACTCTTGGTGCTCCAATACCAGTTCATAGTTTATCAAGTATTCCTCCAGGTTTACTAATCAAGATAAACTTGCCAGAACAagaacaacaacaacaacaacagaaAAAATTGTCAAAGGTGAGGAAGCAAAGCAAGACAAAGAATGTGACAAAGAACAAGATAAATAAATCGAATAAACAAATTCGGAAGAAAAATAACGGTCAAACTTCTGTCACATTACAAGATACGAAACAAAATGTAGATAAAACTATAGTGGAGTTTCTATCAATATCTTCAGAACCAGAAGAGACTTTAAAttctaatgaaaataaaatgcagGAAGAAACGATTCCTCATTCTTTGGAAGTTTTGAATATTGAAGATGAAATGCAG ataaagagagagaagtATTTCGAAGaagtaaagaaagagaaaataaagaaaatttcagTAAAGAAGAACAAGGTAAAGCGACAGAAGAAATGTACAGGAACTATGAAAAGAACTATGTTTCCTATCAAGAGCgagataaaatgtttctttagaAAAATGACGCCGCTGATGCATCGGCTACCGACACAGACTAGGGCAACGCTGAAATTGTCAATCGTTAACATGGTAATTGATCAACTCTGA